From Aegilops tauschii subsp. strangulata cultivar AL8/78 chromosome 5, Aet v6.0, whole genome shotgun sequence:
tagccaattcatcaatcttaagcaatttttcttcaagcaaggtattgaaattattttgtgaattcataaactctttaacactagtctcaaaatcagagggcaacttattaaaatttccataagtattgttgtaggaattaccataattattagaggaattgctagggaacggcctaggattaaagtttcctctataagcgttattaccaaaattgttcctaccaacaaaattcacatccataggttcattattattctcaatcaaactagacaaaggcatatcattaggatcagaagaaacactcttgtgaacaaacaatttcataagttcatccatctttccactcaaaacattaatttcttcaattgcatgtacctttttactagtagatctttaattgtgccattgagaataattaaccataatattatctaggagtttggtagcttctcctaaattgatttccataaaagtgcctcccgcggctgaatctaaaagatgtctagaagcaaaattcaatccggcataattttttttgtataatcatccacaaattcaaaccatgagtagggcaattacgtatcattaatttcattctctcccaagcttgtgcaacatgttcatgatcaagttgcttaaaattcataatatcgttcctaagagagatgattttagcgggaggaaaatacttagagataaaagcatctttgcacttattccaagaatcaatactatttttaggcaaagacgaaaaccaagttttagcacgatctctaagcgaaaaaggaaatagcttcaatttaacaatatcattgtccacatctttcttcttttgcatatcacaaaaatcaacaaagctatttagatgggtagcggcatcttcactaggaaggccagcgaattgatctttaatgacaagattcaacaaagcagcattaatttcacaagattcagcttcggtatgaggagcaatcagagtgctaacaaaatcattgttgttggtattggtaaaggcacacaatttagtattgtcttgagccatcgtgacaaacaagcaatccaacacacaagcacacaagaagcaagcgaaaaagaggcggacagaaagagagagggcgaataaaacggcaaaggtgaagtgggggagagtaaaatgagaggcaaatggcaaataatgtaatgcaagggatgagagtttgtgatgggtacttggtatgtcttgacttgtgcgtagactccccggcaacggcgccagaaatccttcttgctacctcttgagcactgcgttggttttcccttgaagaggaaagggtgatgcagtaaagtagcgtaagtatttccctcagtttttgagaaccaaggtatcaatccagtaggagaccacgctcaagtcccacgcacctacacaaacaaataagaacctcgcaaccaacgcgataaaggggttgtcaatcccttcatggtcacttatgagagtgagatctgatagagatgataagataatatttttggtatttttatgataaagagtaaaagtaaagattgaaAGGTAAACAGTAATAGAAATAACGGGAgataaatatgatggaaaataaacccgggggccataggtttcactagtggcttctctcaagagcataagtattacggtgggtaaacgaattactgtcgagcaattgatagaactgagcatagttatgagtatatctaggtatgatcatgtatataggcatcacgtccgtgacaagtagaccgactcctgcctgcatctactactattactccacacatcgaccgctatccagcatgcatctagagtattaagttcataagaacggagcaacgctttaagcaatatgacatgatgtagagggataaactcatgcaatatgagataaaccccatctttttgtcctcgatggcaacaatacaatacgtgtcgtttcccctgctgtcactgggatcgagcaccgcaagattgaacccaaagctaagcacttctcccattgcaagaaatatcaatctagtaggccaaaccaaactcataattcgaagagacttgcaaagataaccaatcatacataaaagaattcagaggagattcaaatattgttcatagataaacttgatcatcaacccacaattcatcggatctcaacaaacataccgcaaaagaagattacatcgaatagatctccaagagaatcgaggagaactttgtattgagatccaaagagagagaagaagccatctagttaataactatggacccgaaggtctgaggtaaactactcacacatcatcggacaggctatggtgttgatgtagaagccctccgtgatcgatgccccctccggcggagcaccggaaaaggccgcaagatgggatctcacgggtacagagagttgcggcggtggaaatagggttttggctccgtatctgatgttttcagggtatatgagtatatataggctaaagaggtcggtcaggagagctacgaggggcccacgagggtgggggcgtgcccaggggggcaggcgcgcctccctgcctcgtggcctcctcgttcgtttcttgatgtccactccaagtcctctggatcacgtttgttccaaaaatcacgttcccgaaggtttcattctgtttggactccgtttgatatccttttccttcgaaacactgaaataggcaaaaaacaacaatttgggctgggcctccggttaataggttagtccccaaaataatataaaagtgtataataaagcccgttaaacatccaaaacagaatatataatagcatggaacaatcaaaaattatagatacgttggagacgtatcagtattgagataccgacgatcgaatctcgggcaagtaacataccgatgacaaagggaacaacgtatgttgttatgcggtttgaccgataaagatcttcgtagaatatgtgggagccaatatgagcatccaggttccgctattggttattgaccggagatgtgtctcggtcatgtctacatagttctcgaacccgtagggtccgcacgcttaaagttcggtgacgatcggtattatgagtttttgtgttttgatgtaccgaaggtagtttggagtcccggatatgatcacggacatgacgaggagtctcgaaatggtcgagacgtaaagatcgatatattggacgactatattcggacaccggaagtgttccgggtggtttcagagaaaaccggattgccgaagggttaccggaacccccccgggagaaataatgggccttatgggccttagtggagagagagagagggctggcctagggcaggccgcgcgcccttccccctctggtccgaattggactaggagaggggggcggcgcccccctttccttctccctctcccccttcctttccccctcctagtaggagtaggaaagaggggagtcctactcctactaggaggaggactcctcctcctggcgcaccatagagggccggccggcctccccttgctcctttatatacaggggcagggggcacctctatacacacaagttgatctgttgatctctcccagccgtgtgcggtgcccccctccaccataatccacctcgatcatatcgtagcggtgcttaggcgaagccctgcgtcggtagcatcatcatcaccgtcattaCGCCGTcctgctgacgaaactctccggcgaagctttgctggatcggagctcgcgggacgtcatcgagttgaacgtgtgctgaactcggaggtgtcgtgcgttccgtacttggatcggtcggatcgtgaagacgtacgactacatcaaccgcgttgtgctaacgcttccgctttcggtctatgagggtacgtggacacactctcccctctcgttgctatgcataaccatgatcctgtgtgtgcataggaaaattttgaaattactacgttccccaacagttcgaCCCCCCTTCTCCGGATTTTGGGGGTGCTCTCGGACCTGCGGATGGAGGCGCGTCCGGCAGGTGGAGCACGGCGGCTCGACGCTTCTCGTCTTTGGCTGGCCATGGTGGCAGGGGCACTCCGGGGAGTTAGCAGAGGTGCCTCCGGGGCTTGCTTTTGCCAGGGATGGCAATGGTGACCTGGCCCCGATTCGATAAATGACATGGTGGTTGCCAGCCAACCACCCGGGACTTTCCCCGACCCTGCTCTGGCCGGCTAGGCCCCATTCTTGCCAAAAGGGCCTGCTTTTCCGGCAGCAGCATCAGTGGACTAGGTTGAAGGGGGTGGGGCGGTCTTGGATTCAAGGGCGACAACTTTGGTGGTGGGAGCGCGGTGCTTGTGGGCGGAGCCCGTGGCTCATGTGCTGCCCGCTGGCCATGGCCGTGTGGGCGGCGTGGTGGCCGAGGAGCGACGATCAGTGGCGGTGGTGCCAGGGTGAAAACCTACTCTGTCTTCGGGCAGGCCGGCGGTGGCGAATTCGTGCCCTTCTTGAAAGCGTCGCCACGGTCCTCATTGCACGTCATGTTGCTCCAAGGGAAGCCCTGATCTTCGGTTCGGGCTGTGGCGGTGCTCTGGTGTCGTAACCTTCCAGAAGGCACTGCCTTGGAGCGTTGTATGCGGCTTCGTTTCTTTGCAGTGGTTTCACGTTTGAGGACCCCGGTGGCTCTTGTAGTGATATGGATAGTGTAGCTGCGCTCAGCGTCTATGTATTCAGTCCTAATGTGTGTGTGTTAGGATGGTGTGTGTCTGTATGGCTTGATGGTTGTTGATTTATATATAAAGAATGGTGAAAGCCTTTTTGGTAGTGCGGCACCGCCCGAGTGCTCTCTCGCCGCATGTGTTGCTAGTAGCTGAAGTGTGCAAGCACGCACAGTGAATGGAAATTTTGAGATTCTGGAGCTCAGTGCTAATTTTCAGAACATTCAAATGAGTTTTATTAGCCTGGATGCGAATGAAGCAGCTCACATATGGTTGAACTGCATTCCCTCTTCACTTGCTGGTATCTCCGTCTGGGTTTATTAATTCCCTTCATATGTTATGCCTAACTTTGACCgtagatttaactaacaaattATAAGTTGTATGTCACAAAacttatattgttgaattcatatTTGAAAGAGGTTTTTACTGATACTTTTTTAGGGAGTATAACTTATTTTTGATAATTAAATCaatggtcaaagtttgacccaAATTATAAAGAAGACTAATATACCAGGACGGAGATAGTATTCTGCAGCATGCTTATATTACCCTGGCTAAGTATTATTAATGAAGCTCATCAATGAATTCATAAAGAAGAGAATGGGAACTAGTAGGTGTGTAGAGACCAGGAGTAGTACCAACAATGCTAAACAGTTCCATGAATTACAAAGAAGTTCGGAACTAGGACCAAGTTCGTCTTTTTATCATGAACTCAGTTATATATTATAACATCGCATGGCCATTGGCCAACATAGGCAGCAATCACGAAGAGTGTAAAATAATTACCACCTTTACATTTTATCCTTCGTAGTACTCATAATCATACTCATGTTTGGGTTGAACTGCAATCTTGGCCCGCTTTGCAAGCAAGTTCAAAAAACTGTGGCACGTCTTCTCTTTCAATGTAGGTTCTCCTAGCGTGTTTGGGCTGAGATTGCTATGTGGATTGGCCTACATGGTGATGTGGTGAGGAGCTGGAGATTTGAGGCTTCAGTTCGAGATTGGTGGATTAAAAATGTGATTGAGCGCGGAAACTAGAGAAAGGCTATCACCTCCTTATTCGTGCTTATGCCTAGGGAGATTTGGAAAGAGCGCAACGCAAGGGTCTTTTGCAACACTGCCACTACAACGATGATGGTCGTTGCGAAGATCAAAGAGGAGGCCCATCTTCGGGCTATGGCAGGTGCCACCCACTTGAGTATTGTAATGTctcgtgagtagttctttgttcCCCGCTTTGCAGCTATTTGTCCAAAACCTTCTTCCTTAATCAATGAAAATGACAAATCTTTTGCcttgtttaaaaaaaattaaaaataatcATACTCATGGTCAAAATCATTGCAAGTCTCGGTATAATCGTACGAGTCGGACATCTCATCAGAATTTTCAGGAGTCGGAAGCTCGAGAGTCTTGATAGCGGCGCACTTTGCTCGCAGGGCGTCGTCGCCAACTATGTCGTAGCAGTTGACCACCGAGAGATACTCCAGGCACGGACAGATATCGACGATGGCCATGAGTTCCTTGTTCGTGATTTCAGTGCAGACGAGCCTAAGGTGTCGCAGCCGCAGGCATGCCCTGTCAGTGGCCACGATTGCGTCGCCGCCGACATCCATACAACCCGACAGCTCGATGTCTTCTAGCAGAGGGCACTTGTTTACCAGATAGGTGAATCCTTGGCTGGTTACTTCGGCACATGATACGAGCTCAAGCCCCTTCAGCGAGGGCGACCTACAAAGTAGAAAAGATAACGGGGTTTTTCTTACTGCGTTGCAGCTTCAACATAAAATTCGCTTTTACCacgcaaaaaataataatactaaGAGTAACATACACAGTTCAAAACAAATCCAACTCAGATGGATGTCTTGGAAAAAGATGAGTACCTGTCCCCGATATAATTGAGTATCTCATCGGTAACAAATGTTTCCCCAAGAAACACCTCCAGCTTCCCGTTTGATCGGTCCACGGCCACCTTCGCCATTGCGCACAGGTCTTTCATGGCGTTCCATGGGTAGTCAAATTCAAAATCTCCGGCCCCCCACCAAGGACAGTCCATTTCCACCTTACGCCAGAGTTCAGGCGCTTTGGCCGCCTCAAGCCATGAGTGGCACACGAGGCCCGCGCCCATGAGAACGTCCACAGCGCCGAGCCTAGCGAAGACCAAGGTGAGCGCATCGAGAGGCAGCTCCGACCAGTCCCTGCTGTCGGATGGCACCGGCGCCGGCGGGGCGTCTGGCTGCAGCTCCATTCCCCTTGAACTCCTGAAAACAGAGATTGGTGTCAAAGAGCTGCTAGGTAGTGTAATAAACACCTGAAAAAGAGATTGCTGATGGGTCTGAAGAACCTCGACGATGGACGGCGTCTTGCGTCGGCGGAGCAGCAGCCAGTATGGGCGAATGAATCGGCGCTGTTCGATGTGGTTTATAAAGGCCGGCACCAAACCTTTGGTTTCCCTTGTTTTTTTTAGCTTGGTTTCCCTTGTTAATTTCGTACCAGTTTCCGAGGCACATGTTTTTTTTTTGACGGGACGACGAGGAGATAGTTGACCGTCGATTCGTAATGACTCGGTGAGAGAGCTAGAAGTTGGAGAGCACACGGCTCGGCAAGCTATTAATTTCGACTCtattcttttttttgcgggaaaattTCAACTCTATTTCATTTTGTAGTTAGCCAAGTAGCCTACCAGAGCGCCCAATACCCAGAATCTCGAatgacttatttttatttttaaaaagGAGGTCGAAACCCAGAATTGCCGCCCGAgaggatccccccccccccccccccgggtcaTGGAGCGTGAGCCTGTGTGCGGAAAACGAGAACCCCGAGTGGAATCAACAAGGACTTGTCTAAAataataccccccccccccccgagtaGGATGCTAGTGAATCCGCCCCTGCCAAAGCCAGTGAGCTTCAAGCTAGCATCTAGAAATAATATGATTTGCACACCGATTGTATAAAACTTGATGAAATACATGCCGATATTATACCTAGTGTTTCTGTTACAAATTAATTATCTCGACACACCCAAAATAATATGCATCTTCATAATGTTGTCAGCCCTCCCCGCAAGCACATACGGACGTAGTGGCGGATTTAGGACATGTTGCCTGGGGCTTGGCCCAATACTAGCTCCGCCCTGCACGGACAAATGTATACATGAATGCACACTCATACACACAGGCGAGCATTCACTTGCGCACACAAAACAGGAGTACATGCACAGACACACAAAAAACATATACAACCCACTCCGGCGAGTGTGGTCTTTGTTGAGTAGCCTGGGACACAATCACGAAAACGTCGCTGCGCTTCCGTCGCCCGCCCACGGGGACGGAGCACCACCACCTCGCTTccccgccccgccctcccctcctccctccccTTCGCCGCTGTCGACGGCGGACTTTCTCTTCTCAGCATGCTTGGAGGCGGAGGCGGGGCTCTCTCCCTCCCGGGAGCGGTGTTCCTAGGACGACTGCGGCTCGGCGCGGGCTGGTTGAGGCTCTTTAGTGCGGCAGTGCTGGCGTTGTCTGCGGGGCGGCGTGTCGGTGCGGCCATGGCCGACGGCGTTTGCGTGACCCAGATCTGGGCCCCACCTGGGTTGGCGCGGGCCGGCTGTCCTTCGCGCGGTGACGGCGCTCCCTGGCGGTGGTGGTAGGGCGTAAGTGGCCTCTGGGTGGTGGCGGTGCTCTCAGCCGGCGTGCTGCAGCGTCGCGACGGGGGCTTCGCGAGACTGTTTGGGCCCAGTCGCGCTAGTAGGGGCCTGGTTTGCCCTAGTTGACGCGTCCGGTCGGTTGTCGCAGTGGAGGAAGTTCCCTCCCGCTCGGCTACGTTGCTGTTATCCTCGATTCcagtgtcccccccccccccttcctctTGGCCTCGTGTAGGTGACCTCAGTGCGACGACGAGGATGGCTCCAAGACTGTGGTAGCGCATGCTGGTGGGCGGCAAGCTGGGTGGAGCGCGACGGAGCGTCTAGGGTGGTGGTGGTTGTTTTGGGTCGGGAGAAATCCTTGGCGGCTCGTCCGTCACCCACGCGGTGACGCCTGCGGGTACCGTCGTTCCTTCTTGAAGGGTGTCGGGTATACCCCTTCCACACCGCTCTTcgcgtaccgggggaaaccctaggactaGTCCGTGCATAAGTGGTGTCGTTGTCACATTCCTTCTTGAAGGTGATGCTCGGTACGCAGTGCTTCGGAGTGCTAGGTGCGTGGTCGCCTGGTGGGACATCTCCGGAGGGCGTAGCGATTGCCAGTCATCTTCGTTTCGTTGTTCTACTGGTGTCGTcatttgtttcttttttcttctctcGTTTTTCTCTTC
This genomic window contains:
- the LOC109783008 gene encoding putative F-box/LRR-repeat protein 23, with translation MELQPDAPPAPVPSDSRDWSELPLDALTLVFARLGAVDVLMGAGLVCHSWLEAAKAPELWRKVEMDCPWWGAGDFEFDYPWNAMKDLCAMAKVAVDRSNGKLEVFLGETFVTDEILNYIGDRSPSLKGLELVSCAEVTSQGFTYLVNKCPLLEDIELSGCMDVGGDAIVATDRACLRLRHLRLVCTEITNKELMAIVDICPCLEYLSVVNCYDIVGDDALRAKCAAIKTLELPTPENSDEMSDSYDYTETCNDFDHEYDYF